One Acidobacteriota bacterium genomic window carries:
- a CDS encoding serine/threonine protein kinase, translating into MRLEKIGKYDVVRVLGKGSTGKVYKAFDPIIDRFVALKVIPGEIVSQPEHLQRFKKEVKAQGRVLHPNVATIFDVDFYDGNYVIVMEYVEGRSLRDLMQAERILTLKLFYRIISQACAGLHCAHKQGVIHRDIKPENICLTSEGRVKILDFSIAKLQSSTTSTGLGFLLGSAYYMAPEQIQGLLITPAADQFALGVIAYEMLAGKRPFQGRNMADTILSATRQEPPLIGETNPMVDEELELIIRVALAKEPHRRYPSVARFSRALRDYFGKVSPAVLQEESPDD; encoded by the coding sequence ATGCGATTGGAAAAGATCGGCAAGTACGATGTGGTCCGCGTGCTGGGCAAGGGATCCACCGGCAAGGTGTACAAGGCGTTCGATCCCATCATCGACCGGTTTGTCGCCCTCAAGGTCATTCCCGGGGAGATCGTCAGCCAGCCGGAACACCTTCAGCGCTTCAAGAAGGAGGTGAAGGCGCAGGGGCGGGTGTTGCACCCCAATGTGGCCACCATCTTTGACGTGGATTTCTACGACGGCAACTACGTGATCGTCATGGAGTATGTGGAAGGCCGCTCCCTGCGCGACCTGATGCAGGCGGAGCGCATCCTTACCCTGAAGCTCTTCTACCGGATCATCTCCCAGGCGTGCGCCGGCCTGCACTGCGCCCACAAGCAGGGAGTGATCCACCGGGACATCAAGCCGGAGAACATCTGCCTAACTTCCGAGGGACGGGTCAAGATTCTCGATTTTTCCATCGCGAAGCTGCAATCCTCGACGACGTCCACCGGTCTCGGCTTCCTGCTGGGCAGCGCCTATTATATGGCGCCGGAGCAGATTCAGGGCCTGCTGATCACGCCGGCGGCGGACCAGTTCGCCCTCGGGGTGATCGCGTACGAAATGCTCGCCGGCAAGCGGCCGTTCCAGGGGCGCAATATGGCGGATACCATCCTGAGCGCCACCCGGCAGGAACCGCCGCTCATCGGCGAGACCAATCCCATGGTAGACGAGGAACTCGAACTCATCATCCGAGTCGCGCTGGCCAAGGAACCGCATCGGCGCTACCCGTCGGTGGCCCGTTTCAGCCGGGCGCTGCGCGACTATTTCGGGAAGGTCAGCCCCGCGGTCCTGCAGGAAGAGAGTCCGGACGATTGA